The genomic region AGGATCTGATTTCGGTTCATCCTCTCGGCGGTTGTCCGATGGGAGAGGACGCGAGTTCATCGGTGGTCAACGAAAACTGTCAGGTTTATTCAGCTAACAGCGGTTCGGCGGTCCACGAAGGTTTGTATGTGATGGACGGTTCCGTGATTCCAAGATCGTTGGGAGTCAATCCGTTGTTGACGATCTGCGCGATTTCGGAAAGAGCCTGCGAAAAACTCACCGAACAAAAAGGACTCAAGATCAATTATCATCTTCCTTCTTATCCCAAGAACGCGGACGTTTCGGACGAAACGACCTTAGGAATCGAATTCACGGAATGTATGAAGGGATTCTTTTCCACACAATCCAAAGAGGATACGGAAAGAGGATATCAAATCGGAAAGGACGAAGGATCTTCGATCGAATTCCTTCTTACGATCCGAAGCGAAAACCTCGAAGAGATGATCGACAATCCCGATCACAAAGCCACGTTATTCGGAACCGTAAAGGCTCCTTTTATATCCAAAGACGTCATCACCGTAACGGGCGGAGAATTTCTGCTTTTTATTTCCAGAGAGGATCGGGTCGAAACCAGAAACATGGTCTATCGTATGATTCTCAACACGGAAGAAGGTAAGAAATATCTTTTCGTGGGCGCCAAGTGGATTCAAAACGACGGGCTTACGAACATCTGGAGAGATACGAGCACTCTCTATACGACCATCTACGACGGTGAAACCGAAAATTCTCCAGTTTATGGTAAAGGAATTCTGCATATTCTTCCCGAAGACTTCGCCAAACAGATGACGACGATGAAAGTTATTAATGCGAAGTCCATCCTCGACGATGTAAAAGGAATGGCCAAGTTCGGTTCGTTCTTTGCGGGCGCGTTATACGACGTCTATGGAGGCGTTGCGAGTTCCATCGTTCCTTGGGACAAGGACGCAAGACCGAGAACCAAAAGACCTCTTCGAGTTTCTCCGCCCGAAGTTCATTTTTTCAAAGCGGAAGACGGAGCGGACTTAAGACTTTTACGATATAAGGGCGGAAACAAAGGACCGGTTCTTTTATCTCCGGGCTTGGGCGTTTCGAGTTTGATCTTCAGCATCGATACGATCGATACGAATCTTTTGGAATATCTGTACGCGAACGGGTTCGACGTTTGGCTTTTCGATTATAGAACTTCGATCGCACTTCCTTCAGCGCCTCTTCCGAACACCGGAGACGTGATCGCAACCAAAGATTATCCCGCCGCGGTTAAGAAGGTTCGCGAACTGACCAAGGTCGATAAGATCCAAGTGGTCGCTCATTGTTTCGGCGCGACCACGTTTACGATGGCCTTACTCGCAGGTTTGGAGGGAGTTCGTTCCGTTGTGATTTCCCAAATTTCCGCCGATGTCGAGGTTCCGACTTCGATGGACATCAAGGTGGGACTTCATACGGCCGAAATTCTCGACGCGCTCGGCGTGGAAGACATGACCGCTTACACGAGCGATCACGACGGCTGGCTGGACAAATTCTTCAACAGCGTTTTGGCGTTACAGCCCCAATCGTTATTCGCACACGACGTAAATCCGGTCAGCAGAAGAATCACCTTCCTCTACGGAAGTCTTTATAAATTAGAAAACTTGAATGAAGAAACCTATCGATACGGTTTGGGAGAAATGTTCGGCGTTTCGAACATCAAGGCTTTCGAACATTTATCGAAGATGATCCGCGCTCACAAAGTGGTAAGCGCACAGGGAGAAGACGTTTACGTTCCTCATTTGGATCGGCTCAATCTTCCGATCACGTTCATTCACGGAGCGGAAAACCAGTGTTATCTTCCGGAAAGCACCGAAGCGACTTATCAAAAGTTGATCAACCGGTTCGATCCGAATCAGTATAGACGTCACGTGATTCCGGGTTACGGACATATCGATTGTATGTTCGGAAAGAACGCTCACAAAGACGTGTTCCCTTTGATTCTTCAGTCCTTAAACAAATACTGAAGAATCAAATACTTTAAGATTTTATAATATTATCGAACGGAAGAAAGAATGTTACAAGACAACTCATATTACGACGCAATCGTCATCGGCTCCGGATTCGGGGGTTCCATCAGCGCGCTAAGACTTTCCGAAAAAGGTCAAAAGGTTCTCGTTTTGGAAAGGGGAAAAAAATATTCTCCCGGACAATTCCCGAGAGACGTAACCCAAGTGAACAATCTACTTTGGCGTTATCCTAAAAAAAGAAAATCCCTCGGTCTTTACGAACTGAATTTTTTCAGCGGACTCGGAACCGTAACCGCTTCCGGTTTGGGCGGCGGGTCTTTGATTTACGCCAACATTCATATCCGGCCCGATCAAAAGGTTTTCGACGATCCTCGTTGGCCCTCTCCGTTTAACAGAAGTTATTTGGATCCATACTACGATAAGGTCGCCTCCAAGTTGGACGTAAAACCGGTTCCTCCCGAATGGGATCTTCCGAAACGAAATAAATTTCGCGCGGCCGCGGAACTCAATCAACATACGTATTTCGATCCGGACGAGGCCGCAAGTTGGTTGAGCCCTGCAAGACCGGGACAATCGACCTGCGTTCGTTGCGCCGAATGCGAATTCGGTTGCAATCACGGGGCGAAGAATACATTAGATTTTAATTATATTGCAGACGCGCAAAAAAACGGAGCCGTATTTCAAACCGATTCTTTGGTTTCCCATATCGCTCCCGATCCGAAGAACGGTTACGTAGTTTATTACGAGAACACCGAAACCGGACAAAAACATGCCGTATACGCGAAGCGGGTCGTTCTTTCCGCCGGGACCTTGGGCACCAACCGAATTCTTTTCAACAGCAGGGACAAATACAAAACGCTTCCGAACCTGAGTAAACATCTTGGTAAAGGATATTCCGGCAACGGAGATTTCTTAGGCGGAATCGAATCGAGCAAAACCGATCTCAAACCTTGGGACGGCCCGGACGTGACCACGGTCATTAATTATTTTCCGAAAGGTTTTCAATTTACGATGGCGGCTCCTACGTTCAATCAACCCGTGATGACAGTTCTTGCTTCCTTAGGAATTGCTAAACCGAATTGGTTCTTGAGATTGATCGGTCCTCTTTTTTGGAAAAGTCTGCAATGGATTCTTCCTTTTATCTTTAAGAAAGGATTGCTTTCCAAACCTCTACCTCCGGGAGCTCCGGGAGCGGGAAACCCGACTTATATGACGAACCTGTTCGCGATCGGAAGAGACAACGCCAACGGAAGAATCGTCCGTTGCGGCAAAAACATCGACGTTAAGTGGAATTATTCCAAAGAGAATCAAACTCTCATTAAGGATATGACCGCTTCGATGCAACAAGTAGGAGACGCATACGGCGGACAATTCGGACCACTGGCAACGTTTCTGTTATTCAATCGAATCATATCGGTTCACTCGTTGGGCGGATGTATTCTCGCGGCGAACCCGGACAAAGGAGTCGTCGCGGAAACGGGCGAAGTTTTCGGTTATAAGAATCTATTCATCGCGGACGGATCGGTGATTCCTTCTTCGATCGGATTTCATCCCGTAATGACGATTTCAGCGGTCGCGGAACATACCGCGGCTTCGATCTGTGCCGGTTTATAAATCGATCGCGCAAACAAGGGATTCGAGAACGAAAGTAATCCATATTTTTTGAATACAAGAATACCTTAATTTAAGAATATACTTGAACTATTTCAAACGGAAATAAATCGTTCCGGAATCGACGCGTCCGCATCCGAACGTCGCAAACATAGAAAAGGGACAAAAAATGCAACAGGATCAACTCTATATCGACCTTGGTTTGTCTGAAAATCAATACAGTCCGGAAGTGATCGCCGGACAACAAGTTTATACGAGCAGTTTTTTAAGAGTCTACGACCTCGTGGTTTTACACATCATCAGCAGATGGTTTTGGCGTTGTGATCCACAGAACATGGTCGATTTATACACGAAAAATTTAACCGGAAATCATTTGGATATCGGAGTGGGAACCGGTTATCTTTTGCAAAAAGCGAAATTCCCCGTCGAAAAACCCACGATCTCGGTGATGGATCTCAACGCGAACAGCTTGATCGAAGCGAGAAGAAGACTTTCTCATCTCGCGGGAAAATTCAACGCGTATCGAGCCAACATTCTCGAGCCGATCCAGACGAAGGAAAAATTCGATTCGATCGGAATGAGTTTTTTGTTTCACTGCGTTCCGGGTCCGATTCGTACAAAGGCTTCCACCGCGTTTCGAAATCTTTTGAAAATCCGCACGCCCGACGGTGTGATCTTCGGTTCCACGGGATTACACGATCTCGGTCAAACTCATTTGTTATCGAGAAGAGGAATGAAGAATTTAAACAAAAAAGGCGTTTTTCACAATACTCAGGACACTCTTCCCGATCTCGAAGCGGCTCTGAAAGAAAACTTTAAAGAATACGAACTGTATGTGATCGGCGCGATCGCATTCTTCGTTGGAAAAAAAGCGAAGTAAACGGAAAGAACGAAAACGTTTTAAGATTTTTGTAAAGTCGAACGGATTCCCACATTAGAATTCCTCTTCGATAAAGCGTCTTTCGGATCGTCAGAGATGATCACTCATTCTCCATTCTTACGTTTGCACGGTTTCGATCAAACAACAACCGAACGGTTTTCTTCCAAACGTTTGAGATCGGCCTTGGCTCCGAGCTGTTGAAGAATTCCCGTAGCTGTGGAAATTCTATCCTGATCGTCCAGAAGAAGACCGGCTTCATACAGAGCGGTCGCGTATTCCCATTGATTCGGCGTGTTGGACAAAAAGGATTCCGCTTCCTTAAAGATGGCTTCTGCTTTTTTGCGATCCCCCGCGTAGAACTTCAGTTTTCCTTTGAGCATCAGAGCCGGTCCGTAAAGATACGGAAGAGATTTTCCGAGTTTTAAACCGTTCTTCAAACCGTAGTTTATGATCTTGTTTAAACTCTTATCGCCCAATTCGTTCTTTGCGTAAAGAGCGGCTTCCGCAAGATAAACGTTACCGATTTGAAGTTGAGGAAACTTCACTTCACATTTTAAGAATCCGGCGTAACTTCTTCTGGACCAATGCGCCGCCTTTTCGGGCCAACCTTCGAGAATCGCAAGTTTGAGAAGTTTATTGATCGTGGAAAGTTCGTTCATCACGTCGTTTTCCAAAGCGGCTCTTTCTACTTCGATCAACAGTCGTTTCTCCAATTCGAGAGGCTCCACTTCCCCGAGAAGATAACCGAAATACGGGGACCAAATCCGAGTCCATCGGAGCTGAAGTTGCGCGCCCAAGTCGCTCGCGATTTCTCCGATATCGTCGAAGTATTTTTTCGCCGTTCTAAAATCGGATTGAAAGTAGTAGAGAAACCCGCCCGATGAAAGCGCGGATAACAAATCCCATTTCTCCCCGACTTGACGATAGATCGAAATCGAATCGTGAAGAAACGGAAGTCCGAGATCGGGACGGTTTAGCATCATGTAATATACGCCTTGAACCAAAAGACTGATCGCCTTCGCGTACGGATCTCCGGTTTTTTCCGCGAGTTCTCTTCCCTTAATCAAGAAATGTTTCGAAGGTCCGAAAAGATTCATTCCCACAAAAACCTGACCAAGGGCGCATTCCGCAAGGGACTGACGAACCGGATCGTTAAAACGTTGTGTCGCGTTGTATTGAGTGAACACAGACCAGCCGAACTTCTTGATGTCCTTCATGATGTATAACTTTGCGAGAGTCACGAGAATGATACATCTGAGTTTCAAACGTTCCGCCTTGCTCGCGGAAGTATAAGAGGAACCGAATAAGGAGAATCTAAAAACAAAAGGAAGTTGTAATACGATTTTGAAAATCGTATCGGGTCGGCTTCCCGGAGGACGAACGCCGGTAATCCGAAGCGCCTTCTCCAAGGTTTCCATCGCCCTGGAAATATCGTCCTGTTCCTGATAAACCTGACCGAGACCGGTATAAGAACGAATCAGATTGAGAGTGGATTTGTTTTCGAGACATTCTTTAAAAAGAACTTCCGCGACGGAATA from Leptospira kmetyi serovar Malaysia str. Bejo-Iso9 harbors:
- a CDS encoding alpha/beta fold hydrolase, which codes for MIKKISQPIEKIKSQYEAVVIGSGYGGGIAASRLSRAGIEVCLLERGKEIRPGEFPNKEIPAFEEVQANYEDKHIGSKSGLYDFHFNKDINVLVGCGLGGTSLINANVSLRAVPEVFQDSAWPKNIREEAARHGMDPYYSKAEEMLRPNVLPSQYRDLAKFRALKTSASFLKKDFYPTPINVTFESKLNHVGVKQDACTNCGDCVTGCNVSSKNTTLMNYLPDATNFGAQIFTEVKVNYIEKKSDHWLVHFIPLGVDREKFSKDELFIRANTVILAAGALGSTEILLRSKEKGLSVSDAVGVRFSGNGDMLGFSYNGNKRINGIGFGSKNTNGNANVGPCITGVIDTRVNSPLNEGMIIEEGSIPGAIRGQLPAIFALGSKLTGVKTKKGFFQWVVEKFRIFLSFILGPYRGAVRNTQTYLVMAHDGNDGKMFLQDDRLRISWPNVGKKPIFEKISTILKESTVPLKGTYIKNPVWNKLTDQDLISVHPLGGCPMGEDASSSVVNENCQVYSANSGSAVHEGLYVMDGSVIPRSLGVNPLLTICAISERACEKLTEQKGLKINYHLPSYPKNADVSDETTLGIEFTECMKGFFSTQSKEDTERGYQIGKDEGSSIEFLLTIRSENLEEMIDNPDHKATLFGTVKAPFISKDVITVTGGEFLLFISREDRVETRNMVYRMILNTEEGKKYLFVGAKWIQNDGLTNIWRDTSTLYTTIYDGETENSPVYGKGILHILPEDFAKQMTTMKVINAKSILDDVKGMAKFGSFFAGALYDVYGGVASSIVPWDKDARPRTKRPLRVSPPEVHFFKAEDGADLRLLRYKGGNKGPVLLSPGLGVSSLIFSIDTIDTNLLEYLYANGFDVWLFDYRTSIALPSAPLPNTGDVIATKDYPAAVKKVRELTKVDKIQVVAHCFGATTFTMALLAGLEGVRSVVISQISADVEVPTSMDIKVGLHTAEILDALGVEDMTAYTSDHDGWLDKFFNSVLALQPQSLFAHDVNPVSRRITFLYGSLYKLENLNEETYRYGLGEMFGVSNIKAFEHLSKMIRAHKVVSAQGEDVYVPHLDRLNLPITFIHGAENQCYLPESTEATYQKLINRFDPNQYRRHVIPGYGHIDCMFGKNAHKDVFPLILQSLNKY
- a CDS encoding FAD-dependent oxidoreductase codes for the protein MLQDNSYYDAIVIGSGFGGSISALRLSEKGQKVLVLERGKKYSPGQFPRDVTQVNNLLWRYPKKRKSLGLYELNFFSGLGTVTASGLGGGSLIYANIHIRPDQKVFDDPRWPSPFNRSYLDPYYDKVASKLDVKPVPPEWDLPKRNKFRAAAELNQHTYFDPDEAASWLSPARPGQSTCVRCAECEFGCNHGAKNTLDFNYIADAQKNGAVFQTDSLVSHIAPDPKNGYVVYYENTETGQKHAVYAKRVVLSAGTLGTNRILFNSRDKYKTLPNLSKHLGKGYSGNGDFLGGIESSKTDLKPWDGPDVTTVINYFPKGFQFTMAAPTFNQPVMTVLASLGIAKPNWFLRLIGPLFWKSLQWILPFIFKKGLLSKPLPPGAPGAGNPTYMTNLFAIGRDNANGRIVRCGKNIDVKWNYSKENQTLIKDMTASMQQVGDAYGGQFGPLATFLLFNRIISVHSLGGCILAANPDKGVVAETGEVFGYKNLFIADGSVIPSSIGFHPVMTISAVAEHTAASICAGL
- a CDS encoding class I SAM-dependent methyltransferase, translating into MQQDQLYIDLGLSENQYSPEVIAGQQVYTSSFLRVYDLVVLHIISRWFWRCDPQNMVDLYTKNLTGNHLDIGVGTGYLLQKAKFPVEKPTISVMDLNANSLIEARRRLSHLAGKFNAYRANILEPIQTKEKFDSIGMSFLFHCVPGPIRTKASTAFRNLLKIRTPDGVIFGSTGLHDLGQTHLLSRRGMKNLNKKGVFHNTQDTLPDLEAALKENFKEYELYVIGAIAFFVGKKAK